The genomic stretch ATTCCGCAAAGGATCTGCTCGACGATTTGCAGACCACGTTGGCGCACGGCACCGTGGCGCGCCGGGTCGAAACCCTGCGCCGCGTCACCGACCTGTTCGTCGACGGCGTCGCCCATTATTCCGAAGACCAGGTCGCGGTGTTCGACGACGTCTTCGACGCCCTGGTCGCGCAGATCGAAACTCAGGCCAAGGCCCTGCTCGCGCGACGTCTCGCGCCGATCGCCAAGGCGCCGCCGCGGATCATCCGTCAGCTGGCGTTCGAGGACAAAATCGAAGTCGCCGCTCCCGTTCTGTCGCAATCCGAGCAACTCGACGATCACACGTTGATCGCCAATGCGCGCAGCAAGAGCCAGAGCCACATGCTGGCGATTTCGATCCGGCACCAGCTGAGCGGCGCCGTGACCGACGTGCTGGTCGAACTCGGCAACGAGGAAGTCGTCCACAGCACCCTCAACAATCCCGGTGCGGAGTTCTCCGACAACGGCTATTCCGCGCTGGTCGCACGCGCCGAAACCAATGACGAGATCGCGCTCGATCTCGGGCTGCGGCCGTCGATCCCCCGCGCGCAATTCCTGAAACTGATCGCGGTGGCCTCGGCATCGGTGCGCTCGCGGCTGGAAGCCGCCAATCCCACCGCGGCCGCCGACGTGACCAGGGCGGTCCGGCAGGCCACCCGGCTGGCACGCTCGGCTCCCGGCGCGATCAGCCGCGAGACCACCATCGCCCACGGTCTGGTGCGTTCGCTGTATGAAGACGGCAGGCTCGACGAGAACATGATCGCGAATTTCATCGAGAACCGGAAGTTCGACGAGACCAACGCGGCGATCGCCTGCCTCACCCATGTCACGGTGGATTCCGCCGAAACCATGATGGTGGAATCCCGTGACGAAGGCGTGCTGATCCTGGCCAAGATCGCGGGCCTGTCATGGTCGGTGGTCAGGGCGCTGATCGAGATGCGCGACGAAATCGCGGGACAGCAATCGCCCGACCTCGACGAGTGCCGCGACATCTATGAGCGGCTGCGGACCTCGACCGCGCAGCAGGTGCTGCGCTTTCACCGGATGCAGCAGAGCGCCGCGGCGACGGCGCCGGCGGCGTGATCCGCCGACGCCAACCTGACTACCATCGCGCCTTGATGCCGGCATAGATCGCCCGACCGCTGCCCGGCTCGAACAGCGCCGATCCGGCATTGGCCCGGTCGATGATGCTGGCGGAGGCGATATAGGCCTTGTTGGCGATGTTGCGGGCCTCGATATAGCCCGAATAGGTGCCGCCATTGTCGACCCCGGCCTTCAATCCGATCAGCGCGTAGGGTTCGGTCTTCAGGGTGTTGGCGCTGTCGACGAAATAGGACTGCGGCACCCATTCGAGGTTCGGGCCGATATAGAAGCCGTTCGGGTGTTTGTAGAGTAGCTCGGCGCGCAGATAGTGCCGCGGCGCGCCGGGCAGCAGATTGTCGCCAAAACGGGCGTCGTTGTCGAAGCGGAAATCGTTCAGCGTGTAGGCCAGGTTGAGCCAGATCTTGTCCGGCGCCGGGCCGTGCTCGAACAGGCCTTTGAAGATCGTCGCGCCCAGCGCCGCCTCGATGCCCTGATGCACGGTGCGGTCGGCATTGGTGACGTTGCAATTGCCGAACGCGCTGTAGAGACAGAGCAGCTCGTCCTTGATCTCGGCACGGTAGCCGGTCAGCTCCCAGGTCAGGTCGGGCCGCTTGCCGCGGGTGCCGATCTCATAGGTCGTGGCACGCTGCGGCCGGATACTGGTGAAGGGAATCGTCGGGATCCCCTGCCCCGACGAGCTTTCGCCGAAGCTCGGCGCCTCGGCGCTACGCGAGATATTGCCGAACGCCTGCCAGCTTGGATCGATATCCCACAGCAAGCCGGCTTTCGGGCTCCACAGATCGAACGAGGTCGATCCCGATTGATCGCCGTCGGCGAGGAAACGGTCGCGCCGGTCGCGGCCGGCATGCAGAAACTGGGCGCCGGCCACCGCCGCCACGCTCGGCAGGACGTAGAACGAATCCTCCAGATAGAGCGAGGTATTCTTCGAGCGGTCGATCGACGACGACGCCAGCGCGCCCTTGCTGCCGGCGACATTGACATATTGCTTGTTGTCGATCCGGCCGTTGACGACGTTCACGCCGGCGATCAGCACGTTGCGGAAGCCGCCGAGGTAGCGATCGTCCGTCAGCTTGGCGAAGCCGCCATAATCCTCGTAGTGATAGTCGAGCCATTGGAAGATCGGATGCATCAGATGGCGGTCGAGGCCGAACACGCCGAAATCGACCGTGGTGTTTTCGAAGCGGATGGTGGTCTTGTTGGCCAGCCGCACGGTGTCGATGTTGCGCTGCTGATCGAGCGCGATATTGCCGGCCGCGGCCGTCTGCGGCGAGCTCAGCGCCGCGTCCTTGGTGACGGAGCCAGGAATGCGCTGCCGTACATTGTTGGCGTTGAGATAGAAGCGCGTCTCGATGTCGGGCGAGATCTGGTAGCCGACATTGCCGCTGAAGCGCGTGGCATGGCCGTCGCTGTGATCGCGAAAGCCTTCGGCGGCCTGGGTCGAGGCGGTGGCGAAGCCGTCCCAGGCGCCGTTGCTGCCGCCGGCGCTGGCCTGCAGGCGGCGAAATCCGAACGCGCCAGCGTCGACGCTGACGCCGTTGACGAATGGATCGCGCCCGCTCGGGGTGACGAAATTGATCGCACCGCCCAGCGAATTGGCGCCGAACTGCAAGGCGTTGCCGCCCTTGTAGACCGCGACATATTTATACGCGGTGGCATCGATCTCCTGGAAGTCGCCATAGCCGTCGGCGGTGTTGATCGGGATGCCGTCCATATAGAGCTGCACGCCGCGCAGATGGAAATTGCGCGATAGGCTGGAGCCGCGGATCGACAATCTTGTGTCATCGCCCCATTTCGGCTGCGCGAACACGCCCGGCACGTAGTCGAGCACGTCCTTGATGGTGTTGGCGACGGTTGAGTTTTTATAGGCCTCGGCGGGCACCAGCGCGACGCCGCCCGGCGTCTGCCGGATCTCGCGGATCGCCTGCTGCACGGTAAGCACGGTGAGCGCCGGCCCCCGCGCCGCCTCATTCGCCGATGACGCCACCGGCGCAGCGGTAGGACGGGCTACCCGCGCGCCACGCGCGGGCCGCGCGGTAGACGGCCGGCTCTGCGGCGCGACCACCGTCATGACGGGCAGTTCTTGCTGCCGGGTCTGTGCCGATCCGGAAGCCGGCACGAGGATGGCGGCGGAGGCGAGCAGGACGCCGCGCAGCCGGAGTGAAATGGACAGCATCAGTTGCTCCCAGCAAAAGTGAGGGATTGAACAAGGCGAGCGAATGGCATCGCGACGCCGCGCGTCAGGCGAGCGGCGACCGCGGCACCGGTGATGATGGTGATGGTGATGGAGGGCGTTGCGTTCGACACGAGCGGCCTCACAACCGGTAGCGCAGGCCGCCATAGATGGCGCGGCCGGTGCCGGGATTGAACAGCTCCATCGTCGGCGTGGCCCGTCCGACGGTGATGGTGGTCGAGATGTAGCGGGTGTCGAGCAGGTTGCGCGCCTCGACATAGCCGGACCAGCCGATGCCGCGGTCGTAGCCGATCTTGAAGTTCAACAGCGCGTAGGGGTCGACCGTCAGGGTGTTGGCGTTGTCGGAGAAGAACGCCTGCGGCATCCACTCGACATTCGGGCCGGCATAGAAGCCGTTCGGATTCTTGTACATCACCTCGGCGCGGAGGAGGTGCGGCGGCGCGCCCGGCAGTCGGTTGTTGCCCCATGCCGGATCGTTGTCGAAGCGGAAGTCGCTATAGGTGTAGCTGGCGTTGAACCAGACGCGATCCTCTTGAGCGAACACTGATTTGAGGAACGCGACGCCGAATCCCGCCTCGACGCCCTGATGCACGGTGCGGTCGGCATTCACCACCGAACAGGGAGAGTATGGCCCGGTGGTCAGGCATTGCAGCTCGTTGTGCAAGCTGGCGTAGTAAAGCGCGACGTCCCTCCGGCGGCCGCGGGTGCCGATCTCATAGGTCGTCGCGGTCTGGGCGTTGATGTTGGTGCTCGCCGGCGTCGCAAAGGTGGTGACGTCGAAGGTCGGGACCTCGGCGCTGCGCGACACATTGGCGAACACCTGCCATGTCGGATCGACGTCCCACAGCAGGCCCAGCTTTGGGCTGAAGATGTCGTAGCTGCGGCTGCCCGACTGGTCGCCGTCGGTGAGAAAGCGATCCTGCTGGTTGCGAACGGCGTGGAGGAACTGGCCGCCGACGACGGCGGCCACGCTCGGCAGAAAATAGAACGAGTTTTCCCCGTAGGCCGACAGGTTCTCCGACTTCCAGATGTAGGACGAGGCGAGCGGCCCCTTCACGGCGCCGTCGAGATTGACATATTGGTCGATGTCGATGGTGCCGTTGTGCAGATTGACGCCGGTGACCAGCCTGTTGCGGTGGCCGCCGATCAGGCGGTCATCGGCCGCCCGGACAAAGGCGCCATAGTCCAGCGCCTTGAAATCGAGCCACTGGAAGATCGGATGCATGACGTGGCGGTCGAGGCCGAACAGGCCGAAATCGACCGTGGTGTTGTCGAAGCGCAGCGTGGTCTTGTTGGCCAGACGCAGCGAGTCGATGTTGCGCTGCTGGTCCTGCCGCACGAATTCCGGGTTCGCGGCACGCGGCGAATTCAGCGCCGCGTCCTTGGTCACCTCGCCGGGAATCTCGGCGCGCCAGCGGCCGGCGTTGAGGTAGAACCGGGTTTCGGCATCGGGCGAGAAGCGATAGCCGATATTGGCGTTCAGCCGCTCCGAATCGGTCTTGCTGTGGTCGCGATAGCCGTCCTCGCGCTGCGCCGAGGCGGTGACGAACCAGTCCGCCGGGCCGGCCACGCCGCCGGTGCTGGCCTGGGTCTTGACGTAGCCGAAGCTGCCGGCGTCGATCCGGCTGTCGAACGCCGAGGCGTCGCGGCCGGTCGGCATCACGAAGTTGATGGCGCCGCCGAGCGAATTGGCGCCGAAGCGCAGCGCGTTGGCGCCCTTGTAGACCTCGACGTAGCGGTACGCGGTCGGATCGACCTCGAACAGATCGAACAACCCGTCCGCGGTGTTGAGCGGCATACCGTCCATGAAGACATTGATGCCGCGGTTGCCGTAGTTGCGCGTCAGCCCGGAGCCGCGGATCGAGACGCGGCCGTCCGGTCCCCATCTGGTCTGGATCAGCATGCCCGGCACCCAGCCCAGCGCGTCCTTGATGGTGCTGGCCGGGCTGTTCTTGAATTCGGTGGCGGGCACGAGCGCAACGCCGCCCGGTGTCTGCTGGATCTCGCGCAGCGCCTGCCGCGCGGTGAGCACGGTCAGTGACGCCGCGCGCTCATTCGCCGATGACGCCACCGGTGCAGCGGCAGGACGAATTGCGCTCGCCGCCGGCGCCGGGCGACGGGCCACGGCGCGACTGGACTGCGGAGCCTGCACGACGATGGTGGGCAGCGGTTCGGGCGAACCCGTTTGAGCCTGGGCCACAACGGACACCAGGCTCGCGGCTGACGCCAGCACGAGGCTGCGCAGCCGCAAGGATGCGGACGACATGGACGTACTCCGACAACGATATGACGAGGATGCGGTTTGCGCCGAGGCGCGGATCGTCAGATCAGTCGCGGAGGGCCGCGGGCACGATGGCTGCGGGGGCGTTCATTGGCAACGAACGGCGCCGCGAAGGCGGCAACAGGCGCAATGGCCACCGCGACGCGATCGAACGCCAGCGCGATCGTCGGCGGCAACGCCACAGCGACGTGATTGCTGACGCAGAGCGGGCATCGAACGGCGGCCGGCTTGCCGGACTTCTGCGCGTCGCCGGGCAACGCCGCCGCATTGGCGCTGTTGAAGCAAAGCTCATGACTGGCGGCGAGCGCGGTCGGCGACAGCGTGGCCAGCAACGCGCTGGACAGGATCACGTTGAGAACAAGCGCATAGGCGGCGGCAAAAGCCGCAGCCGACCCGATCATTCGTTTACGCTGAAATGGTCCCAAGGCACCCGTCCCCACCATGTGGCTAGCATGGCGGACGTGCGAGTCAATGTCATTTGCGGAATGCCACCAAGAAACACTTCAAGGAGCACGGCCGCGGTCAGTAACGCAGCCATCTGGCGCCGGCCAGCGCGCCGATGGCGGCCACCAATGCGGTGGCCAGCGTGTACCAGGTCGCCACGAACAGCGGCGAATCGTCATTGCAATGCGCGGCATAGAGCGTCGCCGCCAGTCCCGCGGACAAGATTCCGGCCAGCGCACCGGCCAGCGCCGGTTTGGCCGGCGCGCCGCGGCGCAAGGCGATCAGCACTGCCGCCAACAATGGCAGCGACAGCAACGGGATCAAGCTCAGGCACAGCATCGCATTATTGCCGATCAGCCGCGCCATCATCGGCTTGCGCTGCGGCAGCATCATCTCGGCGCCG from Rhodopseudomonas sp. BAL398 encodes the following:
- a CDS encoding TonB-dependent receptor family protein — protein: MSSASLRLRSLVLASAASLVSVVAQAQTGSPEPLPTIVVQAPQSSRAVARRPAPAASAIRPAAAPVASSANERAASLTVLTARQALREIQQTPGGVALVPATEFKNSPASTIKDALGWVPGMLIQTRWGPDGRVSIRGSGLTRNYGNRGINVFMDGMPLNTADGLFDLFEVDPTAYRYVEVYKGANALRFGANSLGGAINFVMPTGRDASAFDSRIDAGSFGYVKTQASTGGVAGPADWFVTASAQREDGYRDHSKTDSERLNANIGYRFSPDAETRFYLNAGRWRAEIPGEVTKDAALNSPRAANPEFVRQDQQRNIDSLRLANKTTLRFDNTTVDFGLFGLDRHVMHPIFQWLDFKALDYGAFVRAADDRLIGGHRNRLVTGVNLHNGTIDIDQYVNLDGAVKGPLASSYIWKSENLSAYGENSFYFLPSVAAVVGGQFLHAVRNQQDRFLTDGDQSGSRSYDIFSPKLGLLWDVDPTWQVFANVSRSAEVPTFDVTTFATPASTNINAQTATTYEIGTRGRRRDVALYYASLHNELQCLTTGPYSPCSVVNADRTVHQGVEAGFGVAFLKSVFAQEDRVWFNASYTYSDFRFDNDPAWGNNRLPGAPPHLLRAEVMYKNPNGFYAGPNVEWMPQAFFSDNANTLTVDPYALLNFKIGYDRGIGWSGYVEARNLLDTRYISTTITVGRATPTMELFNPGTGRAIYGGLRYRL
- a CDS encoding DUF2336 domain-containing protein gives rise to the protein MSSRPNNSAKDLLDDLQTTLAHGTVARRVETLRRVTDLFVDGVAHYSEDQVAVFDDVFDALVAQIETQAKALLARRLAPIAKAPPRIIRQLAFEDKIEVAAPVLSQSEQLDDHTLIANARSKSQSHMLAISIRHQLSGAVTDVLVELGNEEVVHSTLNNPGAEFSDNGYSALVARAETNDEIALDLGLRPSIPRAQFLKLIAVASASVRSRLEAANPTAAADVTRAVRQATRLARSAPGAISRETTIAHGLVRSLYEDGRLDENMIANFIENRKFDETNAAIACLTHVTVDSAETMMVESRDEGVLILAKIAGLSWSVVRALIEMRDEIAGQQSPDLDECRDIYERLRTSTAQQVLRFHRMQQSAAATAPAA
- a CDS encoding TonB-dependent receptor family protein, with translation MLSISLRLRGVLLASAAILVPASGSAQTRQQELPVMTVVAPQSRPSTARPARGARVARPTAAPVASSANEAARGPALTVLTVQQAIREIRQTPGGVALVPAEAYKNSTVANTIKDVLDYVPGVFAQPKWGDDTRLSIRGSSLSRNFHLRGVQLYMDGIPINTADGYGDFQEIDATAYKYVAVYKGGNALQFGANSLGGAINFVTPSGRDPFVNGVSVDAGAFGFRRLQASAGGSNGAWDGFATASTQAAEGFRDHSDGHATRFSGNVGYQISPDIETRFYLNANNVRQRIPGSVTKDAALSSPQTAAAGNIALDQQRNIDTVRLANKTTIRFENTTVDFGVFGLDRHLMHPIFQWLDYHYEDYGGFAKLTDDRYLGGFRNVLIAGVNVVNGRIDNKQYVNVAGSKGALASSSIDRSKNTSLYLEDSFYVLPSVAAVAGAQFLHAGRDRRDRFLADGDQSGSTSFDLWSPKAGLLWDIDPSWQAFGNISRSAEAPSFGESSSGQGIPTIPFTSIRPQRATTYEIGTRGKRPDLTWELTGYRAEIKDELLCLYSAFGNCNVTNADRTVHQGIEAALGATIFKGLFEHGPAPDKIWLNLAYTLNDFRFDNDARFGDNLLPGAPRHYLRAELLYKHPNGFYIGPNLEWVPQSYFVDSANTLKTEPYALIGLKAGVDNGGTYSGYIEARNIANKAYIASASIIDRANAGSALFEPGSGRAIYAGIKARW
- a CDS encoding DUF2946 family protein; amino-acid sequence: MIGSAAAFAAAYALVLNVILSSALLATLSPTALAASHELCFNSANAAALPGDAQKSGKPAAVRCPLCVSNHVAVALPPTIALAFDRVAVAIAPVAAFAAPFVANERPRSHRARGPPRLI
- a CDS encoding NrsF family protein translates to MDTDRLIQTLAADAGHRARPVGATLAAALLVAIPVAAAMLLSTVGLRPDIMTAMHNPFFDLKFVVTLALALSALAVSLHLSRPEASAHRWILLLLTPVAILALAIGAEMMLPQRKPMMARLIGNNAMLCLSLIPLLSLPLLAAVLIALRRGAPAKPALAGALAGILSAGLAATLYAAHCNDDSPLFVATWYTLATALVAAIGALAGARWLRY